In Gilliamella sp. B3022, the sequence TGAGTAAAAAGCTATCACCTGCTACTGGATTGCCATTTATTTCAATAGATAATCCATCAAACAATAATTTACCATCTTCAAATTGTGGGGTAATTTGCTTATTATCAGATAATCTGGTTACTACCCAATCACGACCATTGAACTCAATTTTATAATCAGACGCTTTTATATCTGTCACTGAGTTGTAATTAATTTTAGCCGTAGCATTGCCTTGATTTTTGGTGCTAGCAATACTACTAGGAGACTGATAGTCAAACAATTTTTCACCAGCATCGCCATTAATATCTACACCCGACATATGCACTTCATTAAAGCGCTCAGCTAGGTTTAATGCAATTAAACCTAGCTGATTACGTGCTTCAACGAGTTGTCCATCACGAAAAGCTAATAATCCATTTAATCGACCTGATGCAATATTTTGGCCTGTCAGTTCTTGAGTTGCACCAGAATTATGTGTGTAGATAATGGTATTTAATGCAGGATCATCCTTAGATGGTTGCACAGATAATTGCGTTGCCGATGACCCTTGCACTAAACTTAGCCCATTAGGGAGCGAAATATTATATTCTCCATTTTGTTCTGTAACCGTTATTCCGATCATTTCACTTAACTCATTCACCAATTGATCTCGCTCATCGAGTAGTGCATTGGGTTCATGACCACCGCTCACTGCCTGTAATCTTGCGATTTTTTGATTAAGATCGGCAATTTGTTTAGTGTATGAGTTAATCGTATCAACATTATTAACGATTTCAGTATTGATATTGGCAATCTGATTTTTTAAATTTAATTCTGTTTTATTGAATTGACTAACTAACGAGCTAAGATCATTAATGACTGTCTGTTTGGATGCAGCATTGCCCGCATCAGAGGAGAGCTTATTTAAACTAGTAAATAAATTATTTAATTGTGAAGAAATACTGTTTTCGTTCTCAGCCAATAAATTATCGATTTTTGATAATTCATTGTAGTAAGCTTTTATCGAACCATTTTGTGATTGCGCTTGACGTAACTGTCCTACTACAAAACTATTGTATGCTCGATTAACGGATGAAACCGATACGCCATTACCAACAAATCCATAATTATATTTAGTACCATTTGCCTGACGCAAAATTTGCTGTTGGCGATTATAACCAACGGTATGTGCATTACTAATGTTATTACTTATCACATTAAGCATATTTTGTGCTGCATTTAATCCACTAATACCTGTGTTCATCAATGAATTTGACATAATAGCTCCTAAATATAATTTCCGTTAATAACCAAACTACCACCCCTAGGGTTATCTTTTATATCGGACTAAAATCGTAAAACTTTAGTTTTTTTTAGATAAAATTGGATTTTTTCTAATTTTCATTTTTTAGCGTACTCAATCAAATTATTTTTATTGGCATTACTCTGATTTAATTGGTTGTGCTTGTTTTAAAAAATCGATTCCCGTCATCGTATTTTCATCTTCAATATATTGTTGTGCTGACTTATTCAAAATCAAAATACTAATTCGACGATTGGCATCTTTGCTGTAATTTTGATTATTGAGACTTACCGTATCAGCAAGAGCAATAATGCGAATAATCTTGCCAGAATCTAATCCGCCAGCAATAAGTTCTCTTCTTGATGAATTTGCTCTATCAGCAGATAACTCCCAGTTACTGTACCCTCGATCACCGGTTATATACTGACGCTCATCAGTGTGACCTGATAAAGTCATTTTGTTTGGCAAAGAATTTAAAATTGGCGCAAGCGCATGCAAAATATCTTGCATATCAGAACGAATTACGGCGCTTCCTACTTCAAACATGGGATTATCATCCGTTGCCAGAATTTGTATCCGTAATCCCATTTCGGTCAATTCAATGATCAAATTGGCGGCTAATTTTTTTAATCTAGGATCAATTTGGAAGACTTCATAGATTTTTTGAGCTACTTTTATCAGCTGTAATTTTTCAACTTGTTTGGATTCTGATTCTGTCAGGTTTTGGCTTAAAAATGTATTTTTTTCTTCGCCTAATTTTTTACTAACATCATCACCACCACCTGGAATGGGGCTTTCACTGTCACTTAGGTTTTTACCGCCATTTTGCCCCAAAATAATCGGTGTTCTAAAGTATTCTGCGATACCTTGTAATTCTTGTGGACTCGATTTGGAAATTAACCACATAACCAAAAAAAGTGCCATCATCGCTGTCATGAAGTCAGCATAAGCGATTTTCCACGAACCACCATGGTGACTGCCACCATGCCCTGATTTTTTTTTAGTGATTATTCTTACAGATTTGTCTTTCATTATTCGTTATTTTCATTTGAGTTGGCATTTTTATCTTTTACATCTTGTATGTATTTTTCTAATTCAAAAAAGGATGGTCTTTCATGAGAAAATAACGTTTTTCTCCCAAATTCAATACAAATTTGTGGGGCATAATCGTGCATACTAGCAATGAGTATTACTTTGGTACACTCTAGTGTTTTGATCACACCGGTGTTTCTTTGCTTTAATAATGCGGCTAATGGGGAAACAAATCCGTAAGCCAATAAAATACCTAAAAAAGTTCCTACCATGGCATGCGCAATAAGTTCACCCAACTCACTCGCTGGTCTGTCCGCTTGTGCTAAAGTATTAATGACACCCATAACGGCTGCCACAATACCAAAAGCTGGTAATCCATCCCCAACACTGGAAATTGCATCAGCCGGTTTTTCTAATTCGTGAGTATAAGTCTCGATCTCTTCATTCATCAGCGCTTCAATTTCAAATGCATCCATATTGCCACTGATCATTAATCGCAAATAATCAGTGATAAAATCACAGATTTGAGGATTGGCTAAAATAATTGGATACTTTTTGAATAACTCGCTCTCTTTTGGATTATCAATATCAGATTCAATGGATAATGTACCATTTTGTCGAATTTTAGTAAGAATGGTGTACATTAAATTAATCAGTGTTAGATAAAGTGTTTTATTATATTTGGATGATTTAAATAATTGGCCTAATGCTTTAAGTGTCGCTTTTATTACTTTCTTTTCATTACTGACAATAAAAGCCCCTATTGCTGTTCCACCAATAATCAGAAATTCTAATGGTTGAAAAAGTACTGCTAAATACCCTCCACTTAGCACATAACCAACTAAAGCAGAAGCGATAACAACAATATATCCTATAATTATTAACATTGGTTTTCCTTTTTCTCCATAATTAATGTTTCTAATACTGATTTTAAACTGTCATTTTTTTAGCAATTGCTGAATGAAAATTGTTTGGTACTGATAGTACCTGTAAACACTTTGCATGGTTTTCTTTCGGTGTTTTATTATTTTTTTCTGCCCTTGATGGTGGCTGACATAAACTGCAAATAAAACTGTTGTATGGCTGATAAGCATGCGTAATAAATCGTCCATGACATTCTTTACAACATGATTGTTGCATGATATTACTTTCAACAAATTTTACTAAGATCCAAGCACGGGTTATTCCTAAAATGGGCTCGTGTTCATGTGAGAATGAACATTGCTCTAAATAAAGTTGATAGGCTTTTAAAATCGTTTGTATACCAGGCTTTGTGCCATGTTTCACCAAAAAATGGTAAGCATTGTAAAATATACTAGAATGAATATTGGGTTCCCACGTCATAAACCACGTGGTGGAGAATGGTAATAAGCCTTTGGGTGGAGGGCAACCTTGAATCTCTTTATACAGTTTTATTAGTTTACCTCGACTTAAATTCGTTTCACTTTCTAGCATTTGAATTCTTGCGCCAAGTGAAATTAATCGGGTAGCTAATTGAACTTCCTTATATTTTTGAATGATACTTGAACACTTCATCCTGATTCCTTTTCGCTACTTATTTAATGAATCCAAAAGTAAACTTGATAAAAGTATACCCGTATGCATTTGTTTTATATCACTTATGCGGGAATCTTCTGTGAGTTTTTTCATCATTTCTGCGTTTTCAAATCGCAATTGAAATGTTAATTGATTCGTTTCTGATAAAACCAACATTTGTGAAGTATTTAAACTGCTAAGTATGTCGGCTGTTTCTTCATCAATGCCTAGTCGATACATTGCCATCACTTTATCTTTTTCAAGCATCTTTTGACTTAACAAGAGTGTTGAAAGATTCAAATGATGTATACATTTCAAAATATCGTCATCGAGTATATTTCCCAATTTAATCACCCATTCATATCCATTTATGTTCGTATAAAAAAACGAATAATTAATAAAATAAAACAAAAATAATTTTTTTGTACTTAAAATTACATTTTTAAATGGAAAAGGTCAATAAAAAAATCATTTCAATTTATTTTCAATTTATTTTTTTGTGTTTTACTGTTTTAATTCTGTTTTGTTATAAGGTAATTTTACTTTGTATTCGTTTAATTGCTTGACTATGTAACTGGCTAACTCGAGATTCGCTAATATTCATCACGTTACCAATCTCTTTTAAATTCAATTCTTCTTGGTAATAAAGTGCTAAAACCATTTTTTCTTTTTCTGGTAATTTATCAATTTGTTGAATAATAATATGGCGAATTTCATCACTAATAATTGATGAAAAGGGATTATTGTCCGTACCTGATTCAATTAATGCATCAAAATTATCGCCTGATTTTTTTTGTATTTCATCATAGGACAATATCTGACTGTAATTTGTATCTAATAATACTTTGCGATATTCAGTCAGGGATAATTGCAAATATGCCGCTATTTGGTGATCATTGGGAGTGACGCCTAGTTTTTTTTCTAACTCATTTATTGCATTTGTCACTTCTTTAATTTTTTTCCGCGTTTGTCTCGGCAACCAATCTCGACTACGCAGTTCATCTAGCATAGCACCTTTTATTCGAGGAACAGCAAATGTGGTAAAAGAATAACCTTGGGAAGCATCATACCGTTTTATGGTTTCTAACAAACCGATATAACCGACTTGTAATAAGTCATCAAGTTCGATAGTTGTTGGCAAACGAACCGCTAATTTAAGTGCTTCATTACGAACTAAATAGATATATTGTTGCCAATCAATTTGATTCACTATACCTTGAGAGTTATACAGGCTATCACTCATTTTTTGAACCAATGTAAAAAAATGCTAATAAGTATTATGACGATAATTGATTAAGTTAATGGCTAGAATAAGATAAAAAAAATTGGTAATTAACCTTATTAGCAATAATGGTATTAAAAAATACCATTATTGCTATAGTACAAATTAGAGTGACCATGAATTCTAATTGTATACCTTATTGTAATAAAGAAAGTACTGATTGAGGTACTTGATTTGCTTGTGCTAAAACTGAAGTACCTGCTTGTTGTAAGATTTGACCACGAGTCATATTAGATACTTCTTCTGCATAATCTGCATCTTCAATACGGCTACGCGCTGAACTTAGATTATTTACAGTATTGTTGATATTAGTTACCGTTGACTCAAAACGATTTTGTACCGCACCAAGCTCACCACGTAATTCATCAATTTTTGATAATGCCGCATCAATGGTTTTTAATGGAGTTGCTGTTGGAGTATCTGATACATTGAAAGCATCTAAACCTAATTTTTTGCTATCAATTTGTTTTAAGTTGATAGTAATGACTTCACCATCATTTGCACCTACTTGAATGTTAAGAACTTTATCTTCTGATAATACTTTTGTTCCATTAAAATCAGTTTGTGCTGATACACGGTCGATCTCTTGTAAACGTTGATCGATTTCGTTTTGAATTGATACAAGATCGCTTTCAGAGTTAGTGCCGTTAGCCGCTTGAACAGTTAACTCACGAATACGTTGTACGTTATTGTTGATTTCGTTCAATGCACCTTCAGTAGTTTGTGCAATTGAAATACCATCATTTGCATTACGTGCTGCTTGAGTTAAACCTCGAATACTTGAAGAAAAACGATTGGCAATTGCTTGACCTGCTGCATCATCTTTAGCACTGTTGATACGCATACCTGATGATAAACGTTCAATTGCTGTTCCAAGAACGCTTTGAGAATGATTAAGATTGTTTCTTGCCATTAAAGACATAGTATTAGTATTAATTACTTGTGCCATTTTTATCTCCTTTAATATGATAAGTTTCATCAACACGAAATTGAAAAATAATTCAAAACGTTTGCTGATGATTTAGTTATCGGTTTTAAAAAAAGAAACTTTAGTATTTTTTCCACGAATATTGGTTTTAAAAAAAATTATTTAAAAAATATACAACATTATGTTTATATTTCAATTGGTTATATCAATATTATTTCCACAAAATATATCCTACTGTATTAAATAACCTCAGATTTTCACTTTTAATCTATGAATTGATTATCAATACTAAACTTTTTGTTACATCGGCCGATAAAACAAGATATGAAAGAATTTATATTAGGATAATCAATCATGGCAATGAGTATTTTAGGTATTGGTTCTGGTATTGATTTAAATGAAGTATTAGATCAATTAGAAGCCGTTGAAAAAAATCGTCTTACCCCAATAAAAGCTCAGCAAAAAGCAATAAATAATAAAATAAGTGGTTTTGGTAAGTTAAAAAGTGCCTTATCCACATTTAATAGTGCGACAGCAAAACTGCAAAAAAAAGAACTCTTTCATGCTCGTACAGTATTAGGTCATGATAATTATTTTACGACTAATGTAAGAAGTAATGCTCAACTGGGTAATTATGCCGTTAGTGTGGAACAGCTTGCTAATGCACACAGCCTTGCAACCAACGCGGTAAACGATAAAAAAGCAGTGTTAGGCAACGATAATGAAACTCGAACCGTCACTATTGAACAAGCCAATGGGCAAAAGTTAAATGTTACTTTATCCAAAGATGAGACGTCTTTAGAGTCGATTGCCAATGCGATTAATCAAGCGAAGGTGGTTAATGAAGATGGTTCAACCAGTGAGTCAACCGTCAATGCAACAATTGTGCGTTCAGGAACCGATAATTATCAGCTGGTTATTACATCAAAAGAAACCGGTGAGCAACAAACCATTACTTCAATTTCATCTGATGATGAAAAGCTTAATTCATTTATTGGTTTTGATATTCATCAAGCAGAATCATCGGCAATGAGTGAAGTGGCTAAAGCGCAAGATGCTAAATTTAGTTTCAATGGTATTACAATCAATAGTGAATCAAACACGGTTAAAGATGTTATTCCTGGTGTTGATATTACTTTAAAAGCTGTAACAACCACATCACAAAATTTAACTATCGGTGCCGATAATGAAAAAAGTCAAGAAGCACTTAAAGAGTGGGTGGACGCATTTAATCAATTGCAATCAATGATATCAACTTTAACTCAATTCACCGCTAGTGATGCCAACTCAGATGAATTAAATAGTAATAATGGACCACTGATTGGAGATTCAACACTGCGTAATATTGATCAGAGCATTCGCTCTATCTTTTCGAAAGGTCAAGAAGGCGAATTATCGGTATTGTCACAAATTGGTATCAATATGGACAGCAATGGCAAACTGGTAATTAAAGAAAATGAATTAGAAAAAGCCCTCAAAGAAAACAGTGAAGCAGTCGCCATGCTATTTACTGGTGATGGTGAAACGACAGGCATTGCTAACGAAGTGTTTACCAAAGTCAATAGCTTTATTGATAGTGATGGCATGATTGATACTGCAACTAACGGTTTAAATTCAACGTTAAAATCATTAGATAAACGCTATGACCAAGTCAGTAATTCCATTGACCAAACCATTGAGCGATATCGAACGCAATTTACCAAATTGGATATCTTGATCAATGAATTAAATGGTATGAGCAACTATTTAACCACCCAATTTGAAATGATGGCTAATTTAAAAAAATAAGGGATAACAATGTATAAAATGGGATCTCAAGCGTATAGGCAAGTTAATTTAGAAACCAGTGTCAGTCAGGCATCACCACATCAGCTTATTGTTTTGTTATTTGATGGAGCTCTTAATGCCATTCGACTCGCTGATTTATACATACAAAAAGGTGATATTGCCGGTAAAGGAAAAGCAATCTCAAAAGCGATTAATATCATTGATAATGGACTGAAAAGTTGCCTTGATTTAGAGCAAGGTGGTGAAATTGCAGAAAACTTAGACCAGCTGTATCACTACATTAGCCAGCAATTGGTTTTAGCTAACTTACATAATGATAAGGAAAAACTGCAAACCTGTTTTGATTTGCTTGATAATATTGCACAAGCTTGGCGAGAGATAGCTTAGAGGACGAATGCTGTGAATACTGATTTTTTATTAGAACAATATGAACAACTTAATTATGTTGTTGAACAAATGCTAATTGATACTCAAAAAGAAGATTGGGAATCTTTAATTCGTTGGCAACCAAAATATCACCAATTAACGCAGGAACTTAAACTCTCTGAGGGGTTTACTGTTATTAAAAAAATGCCTTTACAATATCAAGATATTATTAAAATGTATTTCAACAATATAATTAGCTATCATCAGCAATTAACCCAATTAATTCAAGCACGGCGGAGTGAGCTAAGCCAGCTTATTGGTAAACAAGTTGATTATCAAACAAAGATAAACAGCTATCAAAACGTTGCTAATTTGGTATAAGTTGGTAATTTAATGCTTTTAAATTAGATTTGCTGATAAGCAAGTTATAACACAATCAGTTAAATAACGAGTGTTGAAACAGGTTATTTAACTGTTTTAACAAGCTAATAAATTGTTTATTCACTTTTTTATTAGAAAAAGTTGCTGGGAAACTGGGCATAGTTACCTTAGTCTAACAATTTATTATAAAGGATAGACTGTCATTGAGGACAAATTTAGAATTGCATCGTTATCAATTAGTTAAACATTCATATTCATGATTTCTTGATATGCTGAAACGAATTTATTCCGAACTTGAATGCCAAATTGCAATGAAACCGCCGATTTTTGCATATTAACCATTACTTCATTTAGAGAAACATTCGGTTCTCCCATTTCAAAAGCTTTTGCAGAATTACTGGCTTTTATTTGCAATTGGCTAATATTATCTAATGCGGTTTTGAGCTCATCAATAAAATTATTCTCAGTTGTTAATTGAGGCTTTGTTGCATATGATGCATTTAAATGCATAAGTTCGTTTGTATTTAATGTATTGATGGTTGTCATAAAGGTTTGGTTATTGGTTTTATTTTATTACTTTAAGGTGCAATTTATCATACAAAGTAAAAACTAAATGGCGTAAGTAAGGGACAAATGCTGTGTTTTTTTAGCTATTGATTTTTATTAATACAAAGATAATAGACCATAGAATTTATCTAATCAGTTTAGCATTAGGATATTTATGGCTAGCCAAACAGTCGATGGTAAAGGCGAATCAATATTAAATAAGTTACCTTTTATAAATCAAATAAAACAAAATGCCAAAATGGCATGGTCAATTGCAGCTGTTATTGCTATTGCTATTATCAGTATTATCTATTTATGGGCTAAAGATGACTCTTATAGTGTTTTATTTAGTAATTTAAATGATAAAGATGGTGGCGAGATTATCAGCCAACTCGATAAGATGAATATCCCTTATAAATTTTCATCGTCCGGCTCTACTATCTTAATTCCTGAAGATAAAGTTTATGATACGCGTTTGCGTATTGCACAACAAGGACTGCCTAAAGGTGGCGCTGTAGGTTTTGAATTGCTTGATAAAGAAAGTTTTGGTATGAGTCAATTCAACGAGCAAATCAATTACCAACGTGCTTTGGAGGGCGAACTATCCAGAACAATCTCGATTATCAGTAGTATTGATGATGCTAGAGTGCATCTGGCGATGCCTAAACCATCCTTATTTGTCAGAGAAAGAAAATTTCCTTCCGCATCGGTGGCATTAACGTTATTACCTGGCCGCAGTTTGTCACAAGGTCAAATTGATGCCATTATCCATTTAATTTCGAGTAGCGTACCAGAATTACAGTCGGATAAAGTAACGATTATTGATCAACACGGTCACCTATTAACGGGTGAAAATTATCGTGACCGAAACGCCAATGTGGCGCAATTAGAATTTAGTGAGCGCATCGAAAACAGCGTTCGTGAACGAGTTGAAAAAATTATTATTCCTATTTTGGGTAAACATAATGTTCGGGTACAAGTTAATGCTGAGGTTGATTTTAGTCGACAAGAATCAACTTCAGAAATTTATGATCCTAATAGTGATATTGCTAAACAAACTATTCGCAGTAAGCAGTTAACGGAAAATCGGCAATTGATTAAAAGTTATGGAATAGGTGGTGTGCCAGGAGCTTTATCCAATCAACCTGTACCTACATCGAGTGCACCTATTGATGAAAAGAATGAAGACACAAACATTGCTGATAAACAGCAGCCGAGCAACTGGCAATCTAATAATACTTTAAATTATGAAGTTAATCGGCAAGTTGTACACAGCAAGATACCGGAGGGGCGTATTAAACGCTTATCTGTCGCGGTGCTAGTTAACTATAAGTTTGTGACCAATGCATTAGAAAATAATGAAGCAGATGAAAGTGATGGTGAAAATAAGTCGTTACTTCCAACGGAACAATGGGTAAAACTGGATAGTAATGAATTAACTAATATCGAATTATTAGCTCGTCAAGCTATGGGGTTTTCTCAATTACGCGGCGACAGTTTGACTGTTGCCAATTTGAAATTTACCGATCAAGAATTTGATGACAATAGTGGTATCGCGTTTTGGAAAACGCCTGAATTTTACGATTCTATTAAAACAGGCGGTAAATATTTAATCTATATTTTCATCATTTGGATTATTTGGCGAAAAGCATTGCGTTCAGTATGGCTAAAACTACAACGACAGTACTTGAGTGTTAATAATAAAACGGCTGATTCTCAAATCACGCTGGATGAGAAATTAGATTATAAAGCACACAGTAAGCAGCAGCAGAAAATATTTGAAGATAATATGCAGCAACAACAATATATTCGCAAAATTGTCGAGAAAGACCCTCGGGTAATGGCCTTAATTATTCGTGGTTGGATTAATAAGGAGGACACAGAATAATGAATTTAAGTGAATCTCAAAAAGCCGCCACAGTATTGATGATATTGGGTGAAAATCTTGCTGCAAAGGTGATGCAATATCTTAGTTCTAAAGAGGTGCAGCACATCAGTAGTGCGATGATGTCATTACCACAGCTTTCGCAAGAGCAATTAAAAAATGTCCTTAATGAATGTCAATTTACACTTGAAAATTGTGCTGTTTTAACTTCCGATACAGATAGTTATTTACGTTCAGTTCTCGAAAAATCTATTGGTAGCGAAAAAACTGAACGTTTACTTGATGAGTTATTAGAAACGGATCGCGAAGAAGCCACCGATGGTCTTGAAATGCTTAACTTTGTTGATGCTGCAAGGGCAGTTGATCTGGTTAAAAAAGAACACCCACAAATTATTGCTACTATTTTAATTCATTTGAATCGGGATTTGGCTGCTGACATTTTAAATCTTTTTGATGATGAATTACGTAATGATGTTATGTTACGTATTGCAACATTTGGAGGCGTTGAACCATCAGCATTACAAGTTTTATCGACATCATTATCAACATTATTACATGGACAAAATCTTAAACTTAATAATATGGGTGGCATTCGTACTGCTGCTGAAATCATTAACTTAATGAAATCTCAGCAAGAAGAGCTTGTTATTAGTGCGTTGCGTGATTATGACAACGAACTTGCTCAAAAAATTATTGATGAAATGTTCTTATTTGAAAATCTGGTTGAAGTCGATGACAGAAGTATCCAACGTCTACTTAAAGATGTTGATAATGAAACATTAATTATCGCCTTGAAAGGTGCCTCAAGCACATTACGTGATAAGTTGTTAAGTAATATGTCACAACGTGCCGCCTCTATTTTACGTGAAGATCTGGAAAATAGACCGCCAGTGCGCTTATCACAAGTTGAAACTGAACAGAAGAAAATTTTGGTTATTGCGCGTCGCTTAGCCGAAAGTGGTGAGGTGATCTTAAGTAGTGGTGATGATGAGTATGTATAATCAACTCAGTAGATTAAACTGGAAACCACTTAGTTTTCAGGATTTAACTTCGGCAAGATTACCACAATTAAGTACCAACAGCAGTACACAAGAAAGTGATATTTGCCAGCCTGAACAAGAGGTAGAGTTAATTGAATCAAATGAAGAACCGGATATTGATCAAGAAATACTTGATCAGTTAAAGCAAGAGGTTAAAGCACAAGCTTATCAAGAAGGGTTTTCTTTAGGTCAAACTGAAGGTTTTGATGTCGGTAAACAGTCGGGCTATGAGCAGGGATTTGCTTTAGGACAGCAAGAAGGACGTCAAAAGATAGAGCAGCAACTGAGTGATGAGAAGTTAAAAGCTGTTGAGAGCATAGCTGATCTAATCCAAAATTTTCAGCAGTCAATTAGTGAAATAGATGAATTGATAGTACCTAAATTAGTTGATTTAGCATTGCTAGCTGCACAAAAAACCGTTGGCACACTTTCTAAGGTCAAACAAAAGCAGTTGGTTTTTACTGTGCAGAGGCTTATTGAGCAATGTTCAATGTTATCAGAACCGATTTCTGTGCATTTTAACCCTGATGATTTGCTGTGGTTAGAGCCAATAATCAATGAAGAGATTAAGCAATATCATTGGCAGCTTATTGCGGATCCCAATATTGAAAGTGGTGGCTGTAAAATTTTTACAGAAACCAATGAAATTGATACTAATGTTACGGACCAGTGGCAAATTATGTCTGATTTTTTACATGATAGGTGAGCATTAACATGACATACTCATCCCAATGGATCAATAAAATTAGCCAAGCTACA encodes:
- the fliT gene encoding flagellar protein FliT codes for the protein MNTDFLLEQYEQLNYVVEQMLIDTQKEDWESLIRWQPKYHQLTQELKLSEGFTVIKKMPLQYQDIIKMYFNNIISYHQQLTQLIQARRSELSQLIGKQVDYQTKINSYQNVANLV
- the fliE gene encoding flagellar hook-basal body complex protein FliE, with amino-acid sequence MTTINTLNTNELMHLNASYATKPQLTTENNFIDELKTALDNISQLQIKASNSAKAFEMGEPNVSLNEVMVNMQKSAVSLQFGIQVRNKFVSAYQEIMNMNV
- the fliF gene encoding flagellar basal-body MS-ring/collar protein FliF, with amino-acid sequence MASQTVDGKGESILNKLPFINQIKQNAKMAWSIAAVIAIAIISIIYLWAKDDSYSVLFSNLNDKDGGEIISQLDKMNIPYKFSSSGSTILIPEDKVYDTRLRIAQQGLPKGGAVGFELLDKESFGMSQFNEQINYQRALEGELSRTISIISSIDDARVHLAMPKPSLFVRERKFPSASVALTLLPGRSLSQGQIDAIIHLISSSVPELQSDKVTIIDQHGHLLTGENYRDRNANVAQLEFSERIENSVRERVEKIIIPILGKHNVRVQVNAEVDFSRQESTSEIYDPNSDIAKQTIRSKQLTENRQLIKSYGIGGVPGALSNQPVPTSSAPIDEKNEDTNIADKQQPSNWQSNNTLNYEVNRQVVHSKIPEGRIKRLSVAVLVNYKFVTNALENNEADESDGENKSLLPTEQWVKLDSNELTNIELLARQAMGFSQLRGDSLTVANLKFTDQEFDDNSGIAFWKTPEFYDSIKTGGKYLIYIFIIWIIWRKALRSVWLKLQRQYLSVNNKTADSQITLDEKLDYKAHSKQQQKIFEDNMQQQQYIRKIVEKDPRVMALIIRGWINKEDTE
- the fliG gene encoding flagellar motor switch protein FliG, yielding MNLSESQKAATVLMILGENLAAKVMQYLSSKEVQHISSAMMSLPQLSQEQLKNVLNECQFTLENCAVLTSDTDSYLRSVLEKSIGSEKTERLLDELLETDREEATDGLEMLNFVDAARAVDLVKKEHPQIIATILIHLNRDLAADILNLFDDELRNDVMLRIATFGGVEPSALQVLSTSLSTLLHGQNLKLNNMGGIRTAAEIINLMKSQQEELVISALRDYDNELAQKIIDEMFLFENLVEVDDRSIQRLLKDVDNETLIIALKGASSTLRDKLLSNMSQRAASILREDLENRPPVRLSQVETEQKKILVIARRLAESGEVILSSGDDEYV
- a CDS encoding flagellar assembly protein FliH, which gives rise to MYNQLSRLNWKPLSFQDLTSARLPQLSTNSSTQESDICQPEQEVELIESNEEPDIDQEILDQLKQEVKAQAYQEGFSLGQTEGFDVGKQSGYEQGFALGQQEGRQKIEQQLSDEKLKAVESIADLIQNFQQSISEIDELIVPKLVDLALLAAQKTVGTLSKVKQKQLVFTVQRLIEQCSMLSEPISVHFNPDDLLWLEPIINEEIKQYHWQLIADPNIESGGCKIFTETNEIDTNVTDQWQIMSDFLHDR